The proteins below are encoded in one region of Halalkalicoccus jeotgali B3:
- a CDS encoding alpha/beta hydrolase, translating into MATELHPQAEELLHDLSASGVPPLYRQSVAEARDTYLELTVTDGEPEPVERVLETAFEGPNGSVPVRAYDPGDDGETPRSALVFYHGGGWVVGDLDTHDLAARALANAAGCVVVSVDYRRAPEHPFPAALEDCYGALEWFADDPDLGVAIDPGRIAVGGDSAGGTLAAGVALLARDRDGPDIARQLLAYPVTDHAFDTDSYTENASGYFITRGDMERFWNEYLEVDFDGAHPYVSPLCVSDLAGVAPATVLTAGFDPLRDEGRAYADRLENAGVPVTRLEYPDMIHGFLTMLADPEWDRAREAIDALANDLRDLGD; encoded by the coding sequence ATGGCGACCGAACTCCATCCGCAGGCTGAGGAACTGCTTCACGACCTTTCGGCGAGTGGCGTCCCGCCGCTGTATCGCCAATCGGTCGCCGAGGCCCGCGATACGTACCTCGAGTTGACCGTCACGGATGGGGAGCCGGAACCGGTCGAACGGGTCCTCGAGACGGCCTTCGAGGGCCCGAACGGGTCGGTGCCGGTTCGGGCATATGATCCCGGCGACGACGGCGAGACGCCCCGGTCGGCGCTCGTCTTCTATCACGGCGGAGGCTGGGTCGTCGGCGATCTCGACACCCACGACCTCGCCGCGCGTGCGCTCGCGAACGCGGCCGGGTGTGTCGTCGTCTCGGTCGACTACCGTCGCGCGCCCGAACACCCGTTTCCCGCGGCCCTCGAAGACTGCTACGGTGCACTCGAGTGGTTCGCCGATGACCCCGATCTCGGGGTGGCGATCGACCCCGGCCGGATCGCCGTCGGCGGCGACAGTGCCGGAGGGACCCTCGCGGCGGGCGTCGCGTTGCTGGCGCGCGACCGCGACGGCCCCGACATCGCGCGCCAACTGCTCGCCTACCCCGTGACCGACCACGCCTTCGACACCGATTCGTACACCGAGAACGCGAGCGGCTACTTCATCACCCGCGGGGACATGGAACGGTTCTGGAACGAGTACCTGGAGGTCGATTTCGACGGTGCCCACCCGTACGTCTCCCCGCTTTGCGTTTCCGATCTCGCCGGGGTGGCACCGGCGACGGTCCTAACTGCAGGATTTGACCCGCTTCGCGACGAGGGGCGGGCCTACGCCGACCGCCTTGAGAACGCCGGCGTCCCGGTAACCCGACTCGAGTATCCCGACATGATCCACGGCTTTCTCACGATGCTCGCCGACCCCGAGTGGGACCGGGCCCGGGAGGCGATCGATGCCCTCGCGAACGACCTGCGTGACCTCGGGGACTGA
- the gfo6 gene encoding D-xylose 1-dehydrogenase Gfo6 has protein sequence MRSYLDEFTRRDWQDESPDGTVRLAVVGLGGFAREQALPGIEKGEFCETTVLVTGSPEKGERVAEEVDAERVLSYEEFHEGEAEEGYDAVYVSTPTGRHLEYVETAAELEKDVITEKPIEKSVERAERLREVCEAAGVALMVAYRPRMEPDFRRARELVRDGVVGDVTEVHVQFSFPVLEMGGPDQWRIDRELAGGGALMDAGVYTATAARFFADGEAVAVQGETVSDHEAFDEGVEERANYTVRFENDVTASCSTSFTGAYNDWVEVTGTEGTLRIEPAFWFNVDRDLTVERDDWEATVTGPTVDEVTEEFDHFGYAVLTGTDPEPDAGVGIADLELLEAVYESAESGERVRLD, from the coding sequence ATGCGATCCTATCTCGACGAGTTCACGCGCCGCGACTGGCAGGACGAATCGCCCGACGGGACGGTGCGACTCGCCGTCGTCGGTCTCGGCGGGTTCGCCCGAGAGCAGGCGCTTCCCGGCATCGAGAAAGGCGAGTTCTGCGAGACGACGGTGCTGGTCACCGGCTCGCCCGAGAAGGGCGAACGGGTCGCCGAGGAGGTCGATGCCGAGCGCGTCCTCTCCTACGAGGAGTTCCACGAGGGCGAGGCCGAGGAGGGCTACGACGCGGTATACGTCTCGACGCCGACCGGACGCCACCTCGAATACGTCGAGACGGCCGCCGAACTCGAAAAGGACGTCATCACGGAGAAGCCCATCGAGAAGTCCGTCGAGCGCGCCGAGCGCCTGCGGGAGGTCTGTGAGGCGGCGGGCGTGGCGCTGATGGTCGCCTACCGCCCGCGGATGGAGCCGGACTTCCGGCGCGCCCGCGAACTCGTGCGCGACGGCGTCGTCGGCGACGTGACCGAGGTCCATGTCCAGTTCTCCTTCCCGGTGCTGGAAATGGGTGGGCCCGACCAATGGCGCATCGATCGCGAGCTCGCGGGCGGCGGCGCGCTGATGGACGCGGGGGTCTACACCGCGACGGCCGCACGCTTCTTCGCCGACGGCGAGGCCGTCGCCGTCCAGGGCGAAACCGTCTCCGATCACGAGGCGTTCGACGAGGGCGTCGAGGAGCGCGCGAACTACACCGTCCGGTTCGAGAACGACGTCACCGCGTCGTGTTCGACGAGCTTCACCGGCGCGTACAACGATTGGGTCGAGGTCACCGGCACCGAGGGAACGCTCCGAATCGAGCCTGCGTTCTGGTTCAACGTCGACCGGGATCTCACGGTCGAACGCGACGACTGGGAGGCGACGGTGACCGGGCCGACCGTCGACGAGGTCACGGAGGAGTTCGATCACTTCGGCTACGCGGTGCTCACTGGGACTGACCCCGAACCCGACGCCGGGGTCGGCATCGCGGACCTCGAACTGCTCGAAGCCGTCTACGAGTCGGCCGAATCGGGCGAGCGCGTTCGGCTCGACTGA
- a CDS encoding thiamine pyrophosphate-dependent dehydrogenase E1 component subunit alpha, giving the protein MPTIDLETETGREEALRRMLTIRQFDTTAGERFADGEIPGFVHLYIGEEAVGVGACAALEDDDYITSTHRGHGHCIAKGLDPKPMMAELYGKREGYCNGKGGSMHIADVDAGMLGANGIVGAGPPLGTGAALTIDRKDEDRVALSFLGDGAVAQGQVHSAANLAATWDLPVIFLVENNGYGEGTPAEMQHNVENLSATAGAYNVPGITVDGMDITAVNEAVTEARERARAGDGPTFIEAETYRFHGHFEGDEELYREDDEVERWQARDPIETFAQRLIDRDELTDEEYEALQSEVETTIEEALEYAQSAEEPAPEEAYDDMFAAEVPEITEFARRVRADGSGHGGER; this is encoded by the coding sequence ATGCCAACCATCGATCTGGAGACCGAGACCGGACGCGAGGAGGCGTTGCGGCGGATGCTCACGATCCGACAGTTCGACACGACGGCGGGCGAACGGTTCGCCGACGGCGAAATACCGGGGTTCGTCCACCTCTACATCGGCGAGGAGGCGGTGGGGGTGGGCGCGTGTGCTGCCCTGGAAGACGACGACTACATCACGAGCACCCATCGGGGCCACGGCCACTGTATCGCGAAGGGGCTCGACCCCAAACCCATGATGGCCGAACTCTACGGCAAACGCGAGGGCTACTGCAACGGGAAGGGCGGCTCGATGCACATCGCGGACGTCGACGCCGGCATGCTCGGAGCGAACGGGATCGTCGGGGCGGGCCCGCCGCTGGGGACGGGCGCGGCGCTGACGATCGACCGGAAGGACGAGGACCGGGTCGCACTGTCGTTTCTGGGCGACGGGGCGGTCGCCCAGGGGCAGGTCCACTCGGCGGCGAACCTCGCGGCGACGTGGGACCTCCCCGTGATCTTCCTCGTCGAGAACAACGGTTACGGCGAGGGGACGCCGGCCGAGATGCAACACAACGTCGAGAACCTGAGCGCCACCGCCGGCGCGTACAACGTCCCGGGGATCACCGTCGACGGGATGGACATTACCGCGGTCAACGAGGCGGTGACGGAGGCCCGCGAACGGGCCCGCGCCGGGGACGGCCCGACGTTCATCGAGGCCGAGACCTATCGGTTCCACGGCCACTTCGAGGGCGACGAGGAGCTGTATCGGGAGGACGACGAGGTCGAACGCTGGCAGGCCCGCGACCCCATCGAGACGTTCGCCCAGCGCCTGATCGACCGGGACGAACTCACAGACGAGGAGTACGAGGCCCTCCAGTCGGAAGTCGAGACGACCATCGAGGAGGCCCTCGAATACGCCCAGAGCGCGGAGGAGCCCGCCCCCGAGGAAGCCTACGACGACATGTTCGCCGCCGAGGTACCCGAAATCACGGAGTTCGCACGGCGGGTGCGTGCGGACGGGAGCGGTCACGGGGGTGAGCGCTGA
- a CDS encoding alpha-ketoacid dehydrogenase subunit beta: MASAGLEAEQTETMTVREAIRETLREELARDEDVFLMGEDIATMGGVLDVTGDLHEQFGKDRVRDTPIGESGFMGAATGAAATGSRPVVEIMFSDFVGVAMEQIMNQMAKMRYMFGGKTEMPVTVRTTEGGGMGAASQHSGTVHSWIAHFPGLLAVAPGTPAAAKGLLKSAIRSDDPVFFFENKMIYEQSGEVPTDEDFTIPLGEASVEREGADVTVVATQRLVGESLSVADDLEGDTDVEVIDLRSLYPLDTDTIAESLAKTGRLVVADESPLSYGVHAEVMARAVEDAFYSLDAPIQRVGVPDTHIPFSPSLEREVVPDSAQVREAIERIA, from the coding sequence ATGGCCAGCGCCGGCCTCGAGGCCGAACAGACGGAGACGATGACGGTGCGGGAGGCGATCCGCGAGACGCTGCGCGAGGAGTTGGCCCGCGACGAGGACGTCTTCCTGATGGGCGAGGACATCGCGACGATGGGCGGCGTCCTCGACGTCACCGGCGACCTCCACGAGCAGTTCGGCAAGGACCGCGTGCGGGATACGCCCATCGGCGAGTCGGGGTTCATGGGCGCGGCGACGGGTGCGGCCGCCACCGGCTCGCGTCCCGTCGTCGAGATCATGTTCTCGGATTTCGTGGGGGTCGCGATGGAACAGATCATGAACCAGATGGCGAAGATGCGCTACATGTTCGGCGGGAAGACCGAGATGCCCGTCACCGTCCGCACCACCGAGGGCGGCGGTATGGGTGCGGCCAGCCAGCACTCGGGGACCGTCCACTCCTGGATCGCCCACTTCCCCGGGTTGCTGGCCGTCGCCCCCGGAACGCCCGCCGCCGCCAAAGGACTCCTCAAGTCGGCGATCCGCTCGGACGATCCCGTCTTCTTCTTCGAGAACAAGATGATCTACGAGCAGTCGGGCGAGGTGCCCACCGACGAGGACTTCACGATCCCGCTGGGCGAGGCCAGCGTCGAGCGCGAGGGCGCGGACGTAACCGTGGTCGCGACCCAGCGACTCGTCGGCGAGTCGCTATCGGTGGCCGACGACCTCGAGGGTGATACCGACGTCGAGGTGATCGACCTCCGGTCGCTGTACCCGCTCGATACCGACACCATCGCCGAGAGCCTCGCGAAGACCGGTCGGCTCGTGGTCGCCGACGAGAGCCCGCTTTCGTATGGCGTCCACGCGGAGGTGATGGCTCGCGCGGTCGAGGACGCCTTCTACAGCCTCGACGCGCCGATCCAGCGGGTGGGCGTGCCCGATACGCACATCCCCTTTAGCCCCTCGCTCGAACGCGAGGTCGTCCCCGACAGCGCCCAAGTCAGGGAGGCCATCGAGCGGATCGCCTAA
- a CDS encoding NAD(+)/NADH kinase, translated as MGETVGLIVNPAAGRDIRRLTGGASVVDNYAKRRVAECVLEGLTSVPDPPTALVMPDTARIAASAAEEVPDAETALLDLAIEGSAADTRRAAARFREEADAIVVLGGDGTSRDTALECGEVPLVSVSTGTNNVVPTAVDGTVAGAAAALVATGAVEEQDVTYRHGMVEAHTASGETVTGLASVELSNRSFIGTRATLDPADLAGGIVSRANPADIGLSSVAGAIASLAPDDSGAIGLRLVDPDLAPRTGRAIVAPGVVAGVGIEDQRHLAEGESMTVDVEEGVVGADGERELELVDELVEFRSAERGPRLVSVATLFEAAAGTGVFED; from the coding sequence GTGGGCGAGACGGTCGGACTGATTGTCAATCCCGCCGCCGGGCGCGACATCCGGCGACTGACCGGCGGCGCGAGCGTCGTCGACAACTACGCGAAGCGCCGGGTCGCAGAGTGCGTCCTCGAGGGCCTGACTAGCGTTCCCGACCCGCCGACAGCGCTCGTAATGCCCGATACGGCGCGGATCGCCGCGAGCGCCGCCGAGGAGGTCCCGGACGCCGAGACAGCGCTGCTCGATCTCGCCATCGAGGGGTCCGCCGCCGACACCCGCCGGGCCGCGGCGCGCTTTCGCGAGGAGGCCGACGCGATCGTCGTCCTCGGGGGCGACGGGACGAGCCGCGACACCGCCCTCGAATGCGGTGAGGTCCCACTCGTTTCGGTCTCGACGGGGACGAACAACGTTGTCCCCACGGCGGTCGACGGCACGGTCGCCGGGGCGGCCGCCGCGCTCGTCGCGACCGGCGCGGTCGAGGAGCAAGACGTCACGTATCGCCACGGAATGGTCGAGGCCCACACGGCATCGGGCGAGACCGTCACCGGGCTGGCGTCGGTCGAACTCTCGAACCGGTCGTTTATCGGAACCCGGGCGACGCTCGACCCCGCGGACCTCGCCGGCGGGATCGTCTCGCGGGCGAACCCCGCCGACATCGGCCTCAGCAGCGTCGCGGGTGCGATCGCGTCGCTCGCACCCGACGATTCGGGGGCGATCGGGCTCCGACTCGTCGATCCCGACCTGGCCCCACGGACCGGCCGGGCGATCGTCGCGCCCGGCGTCGTCGCCGGGGTGGGAATCGAGGACCAGCGCCACCTCGCCGAGGGGGAGTCGATGACCGTCGACGTCGAGGAGGGCGTCGTCGGAGCCGACGGCGAGCGCGAACTCGAACTCGTCGACGAACTCGTCGAATTCCGCTCGGCCGAGCGGGGCCCGCGGCTCGTCTCCGTGGCGACACTCTTCGAGGCCGCCGCCGGTACCGGCGTCTTCGAGGACTGA
- a CDS encoding E3 binding domain-containing protein — protein sequence MGYVVKMPKLGLEMERGTLLEWHIGEDDPVEEGDVIAEIESEKSIGEIEAREDGVLRLIDLEEGETVPPGTPIGIVAGAEEDIGSLTEEFEDGEQAASAESADSGDTAEPAEPEEPVEATADADGTTSATSSSQQTGEKPKASPRAERRASELDVALATIEGSGPGGAITEDDVEAAASGGESARTATEQVKASPRARRRAEELGVDPSVVEGSGPGGAITEDDVEAAVEDAPATAEPTVTGDERAESRDRYRTATLVVAGETADTLIETTDLAERAFDLETSQLDVLLVAVSAALEAHPAFNGTFADDTHQLRSRQDVALAAESDGELLTPVIEGVEDRSFADLVAARRGATSGASDASDKHATFALALEEEFEGGVESLPTAPTVAGLLVDSSRRRATPAENGVSLERCLSLSLAYDPRVLDDGDAEAFLETLLERIGDIPELVLRTYRR from the coding sequence ATGGGATACGTTGTCAAGATGCCGAAGCTAGGGCTCGAAATGGAACGGGGAACGCTCCTCGAATGGCACATCGGGGAGGACGATCCCGTCGAGGAGGGCGACGTGATCGCGGAGATCGAGTCCGAAAAGAGTATCGGCGAGATCGAGGCCCGAGAGGACGGTGTCCTCCGGCTGATCGACCTCGAGGAGGGCGAAACGGTTCCGCCGGGAACGCCCATCGGGATCGTCGCCGGCGCCGAGGAGGACATCGGCTCGCTCACAGAGGAGTTCGAGGACGGGGAGCAGGCGGCCTCGGCTGAATCGGCGGATTCGGGGGATACCGCCGAACCGGCCGAGCCGGAGGAGCCGGTCGAAGCGACCGCGGACGCCGACGGAACCACGAGCGCGACGTCGAGTTCCCAGCAGACGGGCGAGAAACCGAAGGCCTCGCCCCGTGCCGAGCGCCGGGCGTCGGAACTCGACGTCGCGCTCGCCACCATCGAGGGCTCGGGACCGGGGGGAGCGATCACCGAGGACGACGTCGAGGCGGCGGCGTCCGGGGGCGAGAGCGCTCGGACGGCGACCGAGCAGGTCAAAGCCTCACCCCGGGCGAGACGCCGCGCCGAGGAACTCGGGGTCGATCCGAGCGTCGTCGAGGGCTCGGGACCGGGGGGTGCGATCACCGAAGACGACGTCGAGGCCGCAGTCGAGGACGCGCCGGCGACCGCCGAACCCACGGTCACCGGGGACGAACGGGCCGAGAGTCGGGACCGGTATCGCACCGCGACGCTCGTGGTCGCGGGCGAGACGGCCGATACCCTGATCGAGACGACCGACCTCGCCGAGCGAGCCTTCGACCTCGAGACCTCCCAACTGGACGTGTTGCTCGTGGCAGTCTCGGCGGCACTCGAGGCCCATCCGGCGTTCAACGGGACGTTCGCGGACGACACTCACCAGCTCAGGTCCCGACAGGACGTCGCGCTCGCGGCCGAATCCGACGGGGAACTGCTCACGCCCGTGATCGAGGGCGTCGAGGACCGGTCGTTCGCGGACCTCGTCGCGGCCCGGCGCGGAGCCACCTCGGGCGCAAGCGACGCCTCGGACAAGCACGCGACGTTCGCGCTCGCACTCGAAGAGGAGTTCGAGGGCGGCGTCGAGTCGCTTCCCACGGCTCCGACGGTCGCCGGACTGCTGGTCGACAGTTCGCGCCGGCGAGCTACACCCGCCGAGAACGGCGTCTCGCTCGAACGGTGTCTGTCGCTGTCGCTGGCCTACGACCCGCGCGTTCTCGACGATGGGGACGCCGAAGCGTTCCTCGAGACGTTGCTCGAACGGATCGGGGACATCCCGGAACTCGTCCTGCGGACGTATCGGCGGTAG
- a CDS encoding mandelate racemase/muconate lactonizing enzyme family protein, protein MSEPTAGAGTIRTAETSLYRIPNEQTLEDATQSFDVLEIVSLTVESDEGHRGLGFTYTIGRGGAATKRFLDDELIPRLEGQPVAPRTVREALRGETTFIGREGISEFAIGAVDIAVWDLLGKRADLPLCELLGGTREPVPMYETDGGWLQYDADTLVENAREIANDGFAGMKMKVGSSIDRDVERVRTVRDALPADLDLMLDGNCSYTLPEARRFANRLDDVAMTWFEEPLPKGDYAAYADLRRHVDVPIAAGENLYNETQFRQLTEQNAVDYLQPDVCRVGGITPWMIVADLAATSGLAVSPHYIEPLHAHLACAADNVPYIEHHSTVLDELLADPVAVDDGRIRPPARPGHGMAFEDVERYRED, encoded by the coding sequence ATGAGCGAGCCGACGGCGGGAGCCGGGACCATCCGAACGGCCGAGACCAGCCTCTATCGAATCCCGAACGAGCAGACGCTCGAGGACGCGACCCAGTCGTTCGACGTCCTCGAGATCGTTTCGCTCACTGTCGAATCCGACGAGGGCCACCGCGGCCTCGGGTTCACTTACACGATCGGCCGCGGCGGGGCTGCGACCAAGCGATTCCTTGACGACGAACTCATCCCACGACTGGAAGGACAACCGGTCGCTCCGCGCACCGTCCGCGAGGCCCTCCGGGGCGAGACGACGTTCATCGGTCGCGAGGGGATCAGCGAATTCGCCATCGGGGCGGTCGACATCGCGGTCTGGGACCTCCTTGGCAAGCGGGCCGATCTCCCCCTGTGTGAACTGCTCGGCGGAACCCGCGAGCCGGTTCCGATGTACGAGACCGACGGTGGCTGGCTCCAGTACGACGCCGATACGCTCGTCGAGAACGCACGCGAGATCGCCAACGACGGGTTCGCCGGGATGAAGATGAAGGTCGGATCGTCAATCGACCGCGACGTCGAACGGGTACGGACCGTTCGAGACGCACTGCCGGCGGACCTTGATCTGATGCTCGACGGGAACTGCTCGTATACGCTTCCGGAAGCACGACGGTTCGCGAACCGACTCGATGACGTCGCGATGACGTGGTTCGAGGAGCCGTTGCCCAAGGGGGACTACGCCGCGTACGCCGACCTCCGTCGCCACGTCGACGTCCCGATCGCCGCCGGCGAAAACCTCTACAACGAGACGCAGTTCCGCCAGCTGACCGAGCAGAACGCCGTCGATTACCTCCAGCCCGACGTCTGTCGGGTCGGCGGGATCACGCCCTGGATGATCGTCGCGGATCTGGCGGCCACGTCCGGACTCGCCGTCTCACCCCACTACATCGAGCCGCTCCATGCTCACCTCGCGTGTGCGGCCGACAACGTCCCGTACATCGAACATCACTCGACTGTGCTCGACGAACTACTCGCGGACCCGGTCGCGGTGGACGACGGTCGGATCCGGCCGCCGGCCCGTCCGGGACACGGGATGGCCTTCGAGGACGTCGAGCGGTATCGGGAGGACTGA
- a CDS encoding LUD domain-containing protein has product MSESTRSDAERIRTLLRTESEEIKENTRLFNAARYDAVETVGAETHERYRTQAREIKEESIDRLPELLDRTRRAVEENGGTVYVADDAADANRYIRTVLAEKDADSVVKSKSMTTEEIDLNESLEANGCGVWETDLGEFVIQVAEESPSHIVGPSLHKSREEITALFEREFDPEEPLDSAQKLTAFAREFLGERIDEADIGITGANFVMAESGSIALVTNEGNARKCASIPDTHVAVAGIEKIIPSVAELEPFAELISRSATGQDIPQYLSLLTPPVETPTIDFDRAEEPEFGGNDADRDFHLVLIDNGRRAMRQDEELRETLYCIRCGACANSCANFQSVGGHAFGGETYTGGIATGWEAGIEGLDVAEEFNDLCTGCSRCVNACPVKIDIPWINTVVRDRINRGKDPGFEDLLVDGLVPDEEESGTPLRKRFFGNFETAAKIGSATAPLSNLVASSGVARKAMESTVGIDARRDLPTFERTTLRKWARSRDTHVEDPLRRVVLYPDVYTNYVQTARGKAAVRVLEALGCEVVVPDVGGSGRAPLSQGMIATAEGKARSVAESLLFYLEDGYDVVVIEPSDLAMFRREYEKLLPAAAHERIDEGSYEILEFVYGLLENGADIAALPDGDGNGVAYHSHCQQRTLGLESYTETVLERLGYDVLTSDVECCGMAGSFGYKSEYYELSMDVGETLATQFEPVENERTVVASGTSCMEQLDSLLTAESRHPIELLDPVDR; this is encoded by the coding sequence ATGAGTGAGTCGACCCGATCGGATGCAGAGCGCATCCGCACCCTGCTGCGAACCGAGAGCGAGGAGATCAAGGAGAACACGCGGCTGTTCAACGCCGCACGCTACGATGCCGTCGAGACCGTCGGGGCGGAGACCCACGAACGGTATCGAACCCAGGCGCGGGAGATAAAAGAAGAGTCGATCGACCGGCTGCCGGAGCTCCTCGACCGGACCAGACGGGCCGTCGAGGAAAACGGCGGGACGGTCTACGTCGCCGACGACGCCGCGGACGCGAACCGATATATCCGAACCGTACTGGCCGAGAAGGACGCAGACAGCGTCGTGAAATCGAAGTCGATGACGACCGAGGAGATCGATCTGAACGAGTCCCTCGAGGCGAACGGTTGTGGCGTCTGGGAGACTGACCTCGGAGAGTTCGTCATTCAAGTCGCCGAGGAGTCCCCCTCCCACATCGTCGGGCCCTCGCTGCACAAGTCCCGCGAGGAGATCACGGCGCTGTTCGAACGGGAGTTCGACCCCGAGGAGCCACTCGACTCCGCACAGAAACTGACGGCGTTCGCGCGGGAGTTCCTCGGCGAGCGCATCGACGAGGCCGATATCGGCATCACCGGGGCGAACTTCGTCATGGCCGAGAGCGGCTCGATCGCGCTGGTGACCAACGAGGGCAACGCGCGCAAGTGCGCCTCGATCCCCGATACGCACGTCGCCGTCGCCGGCATCGAGAAGATCATCCCATCGGTCGCCGAGTTGGAACCGTTCGCGGAGCTCATCTCGCGGTCGGCGACCGGACAGGACATCCCCCAGTACCTCTCGTTGCTGACGCCGCCGGTCGAGACACCGACGATCGACTTCGACCGGGCCGAGGAACCGGAGTTCGGGGGCAACGACGCGGATCGGGACTTTCACCTCGTGCTCATCGACAACGGGCGGCGTGCGATGCGACAGGACGAGGAGTTGCGCGAGACGCTGTACTGCATCCGGTGTGGGGCCTGTGCGAACTCGTGTGCGAACTTCCAGTCGGTCGGCGGGCACGCCTTCGGCGGGGAGACGTACACGGGTGGCATCGCCACGGGCTGGGAGGCCGGCATCGAGGGTCTGGACGTCGCCGAGGAGTTCAACGACCTCTGTACGGGCTGTTCGCGCTGTGTGAACGCCTGTCCGGTGAAGATCGACATCCCGTGGATCAACACGGTCGTGCGCGACCGCATCAACCGCGGCAAGGACCCCGGCTTCGAGGACCTGCTGGTCGACGGGCTCGTCCCCGACGAGGAAGAGAGCGGAACGCCGCTTCGCAAACGCTTTTTCGGGAACTTCGAGACCGCAGCGAAGATCGGCAGCGCGACGGCCCCCCTCTCGAATCTCGTCGCTTCCAGCGGCGTGGCCCGAAAAGCGATGGAATCGACCGTCGGGATCGACGCTCGACGCGACCTGCCGACGTTCGAGCGCACGACGCTGCGAAAGTGGGCCCGCTCGCGGGACACACACGTCGAGGATCCACTACGCCGTGTCGTCCTGTATCCGGACGTCTATACGAACTACGTCCAGACGGCGCGCGGCAAGGCCGCCGTTCGCGTTCTGGAGGCATTGGGTTGTGAGGTCGTCGTTCCGGACGTCGGCGGGTCCGGACGCGCACCGCTGTCACAGGGGATGATCGCGACCGCAGAAGGGAAAGCGAGGAGCGTCGCCGAGTCGCTGCTTTTCTACCTGGAAGACGGCTACGACGTGGTCGTCATCGAACCGAGCGATCTGGCGATGTTCCGACGGGAATACGAGAAGCTGCTTCCCGCGGCGGCGCACGAACGGATCGACGAGGGGAGCTACGAGATACTGGAGTTCGTGTACGGACTCCTAGAGAACGGCGCGGATATCGCGGCGTTACCCGACGGCGACGGCAACGGCGTCGCGTACCACAGCCACTGCCAGCAACGAACGCTCGGCCTCGAATCGTACACCGAGACAGTCCTCGAGCGGCTCGGGTACGACGTTCTGACCTCCGACGTCGAATGCTGTGGGATGGCCGGGAGCTTCGGCTACAAGAGCGAATACTACGAACTCAGCATGGACGTCGGTGAAACGCTCGCGACACAGTTCGAACCGGTCGAAAACGAGCGAACCGTCGTCGCCAGCGGGACGTCCTGTATGGAACAGCTCGACTCGCTTCTCACCGCGGAGTCGCGCCATCCCATCGAACTGCTCGATCCCGTCGACCGCTAG
- a CDS encoding LUD domain-containing protein: MSAGSVQQFQESLSRLDTPSTVVTPEEFETELAEIIEPPAVGAELAFDGHSLSGLPVTLGPSPSQLREATTGVTGSRLSIASLGTVVVESSTDGDEFVALYPEFHVVVVKESEIRSTLSEAFEWLRSEFAAGRQSFVLATGPSSTGDMGALVQGVHGPERVHIVIVRDDE; encoded by the coding sequence ATGAGTGCGGGTTCAGTACAGCAGTTCCAGGAATCACTGTCGCGATTAGACACGCCCTCGACGGTCGTCACGCCCGAGGAGTTCGAAACCGAACTCGCCGAGATCATCGAACCTCCGGCGGTCGGTGCCGAACTCGCCTTCGACGGACACTCCCTCTCGGGGCTGCCGGTGACGCTCGGACCGTCCCCCTCACAGCTACGCGAGGCGACGACGGGAGTCACCGGTTCGCGACTGAGTATCGCCTCGCTCGGGACCGTCGTCGTCGAATCGAGCACCGACGGCGACGAGTTCGTGGCGTTGTATCCGGAGTTTCACGTGGTCGTCGTCAAGGAAAGCGAGATCCGATCGACCCTCTCGGAGGCCTTTGAGTGGCTCCGCTCCGAGTTCGCGGCGGGACGCCAGTCGTTCGTTCTCGCCACCGGACCCAGTTCGACGGGCGACATGGGAGCGCTCGTCCAAGGCGTGCACGGTCCAGAGCGGGTTCATATCGTGATCGTCAGGGACGATGAGTGA
- a CDS encoding universal stress protein, with protein sequence MVIVAAISDSDQSREIAARADELARAFDDRLHLVHVTEETEYTRIVEKQSGTRETDTGSVEDNAAGRAAEGLDEVVSADYEVVGRVGNPGKKVVEYAAEVDARYIVIGGRSRSPVGKALFGSVTQSILLNADRPVVTLTTPE encoded by the coding sequence ATGGTCATCGTCGCAGCGATCAGCGATTCGGACCAGTCGAGAGAGATCGCCGCACGGGCGGACGAACTGGCGCGAGCGTTCGACGACCGCCTTCATCTCGTGCACGTCACCGAGGAGACGGAGTATACGCGAATCGTCGAGAAACAATCGGGCACCCGGGAGACGGACACGGGGTCCGTAGAGGACAACGCCGCCGGCCGAGCAGCGGAGGGGCTCGACGAGGTCGTTTCGGCCGACTACGAGGTGGTGGGTCGGGTCGGCAACCCCGGCAAAAAGGTCGTCGAATACGCGGCGGAAGTCGACGCCCGGTACATCGTCATCGGCGGTCGGTCGCGCTCGCCGGTCGGAAAGGCGCTGTTCGGAAGCGTCACGCAGTCGATCCTGCTGAACGCGGATCGGCCCGTCGTCACGCTCACGACACCCGAATAG